In a genomic window of Fusobacterium sp.:
- a CDS encoding M20/M25/M40 family metallo-hydrolase, protein MENKLRNAFEFIEKEEKVMKKLWFDLCRIESQSSDREGINEAVEFLEKNLKSFGMKTQVFDYESGGNSITAYFDNGSKELETVIIGHLDTVHKKGSFGKEIIRIDEDNDMVYGPGVLDCKGGVVIGAFVARVLNHIGYDKFIKLAFSGDEEVGHQTTNGKGKEFFLKEAKGFKTAIDCETGFTDGRIVVGRKGAARFQIIIQGKGAHAGNEPENGISAIKEAAYKILRIEEENDYNNTHYNVGIINGGTNVGSIPENCILTIDVRYRKASDIKEIREFLDRVTKKSYVKGTKSELKEILIFDSMDETEKNKKLFEIVKENSEKLDLGIPYPCFLGGGSDAAYTVALGIPTICAMGVQGYENHTIRERAVISSFSERTKLIVASILSLPEVI, encoded by the coding sequence ATGGAAAATAAGTTAAGAAATGCTTTTGAATTCATAGAAAAAGAAGAAAAAGTAATGAAAAAATTATGGTTTGATTTATGTAGAATAGAAAGTCAATCTTCTGATAGAGAAGGAATAAATGAAGCAGTTGAATTTTTAGAAAAAAATCTTAAAAGCTTTGGAATGAAAACACAGGTATTTGATTATGAAAGTGGAGGAAATAGTATAACTGCTTATTTTGATAATGGAAGTAAGGAGCTTGAAACAGTTATAATTGGACATTTAGATACTGTACATAAAAAAGGTAGCTTTGGAAAAGAGATTATAAGAATAGATGAAGATAATGATATGGTCTATGGTCCTGGAGTTCTTGATTGTAAGGGTGGAGTTGTAATAGGGGCTTTTGTTGCAAGGGTTTTGAATCATATTGGATATGATAAATTTATAAAACTTGCATTTTCAGGAGATGAAGAAGTAGGGCATCAAACTACTAATGGTAAAGGTAAGGAATTTTTTTTAAAGGAAGCAAAAGGGTTTAAAACAGCAATAGACTGTGAAACAGGTTTTACAGATGGAAGAATAGTAGTTGGAAGAAAAGGAGCAGCAAGATTTCAAATTATAATACAAGGAAAAGGAGCCCATGCAGGAAATGAACCAGAAAATGGTATTAGTGCAATTAAAGAAGCAGCTTATAAAATTCTTAGAATAGAAGAAGAAAATGATTATAACAATACTCACTATAATGTTGGAATAATTAATGGTGGAACTAATGTAGGAAGTATTCCAGAAAATTGTATTCTGACTATAGATGTCAGATATAGAAAAGCTTCAGATATAAAAGAAATAAGAGAGTTTTTAGATAGAGTAACGAAAAAATCTTATGTAAAAGGAACAAAATCTGAATTAAAAGAAATCTTGATTTTTGATTCGATGGATGAAACTGAAAAAAATAAAAAACTATTTGAAATAGTAAAAGAAAATTCAGAAAAATTGGATTTAGGGATACCATATCCATGCTTTTTAGGTGGAGGATCTGATGCTGCTTACACAGTAGCTCTAGGAATACCAACTATTTGTGCAATGGGAGTACAAGGCTACGAAAACCATACAATAAGAGAAAGAGCTGTAATAAGCTCATTTAGTGAAAGAACAAAACTCATTGTAGCTTCAATATTATCATTGCCAGAGGTGATTTGA
- a CDS encoding GNAT family N-acetyltransferase, translating to MREKILETDRLFFSVWKENDMKQAHELWGDPEVTKLITASGKMTEKEIKNRLAKEIENYKNFRVQYFPLYLKENEIFVGCCGLRPYDKEKNILEMGIHIKKEQWGKGIALEGCTKIIEYAFNILKASAVFVGHNPNNIGSAYLIKKLGFTYIEDRYYLPTGLYHPSYIFERK from the coding sequence ATGAGAGAGAAAATTTTAGAAACAGATAGATTATTTTTTAGTGTCTGGAAAGAAAATGATATGAAACAAGCACATGAACTTTGGGGAGACCCAGAAGTAACTAAATTGATAACAGCTTCTGGAAAAATGACTGAAAAAGAAATAAAAAATAGATTAGCAAAAGAAATAGAAAATTATAAAAATTTTAGAGTTCAATATTTTCCTCTTTATTTAAAGGAAAATGAAATATTTGTTGGATGCTGTGGTTTGAGACCATATGATAAAGAAAAAAATATTTTAGAAATGGGAATACATATAAAAAAAGAGCAATGGGGAAAGGGAATTGCTTTAGAAGGATGCACTAAAATAATAGAATATGCATTTAATATTTTAAAAGCTTCTGCTGTTTTTGTGGGTCATAATCCCAACAATATAGGTTCAGCATATCTTATAAAAAAATTAGGATTTACTTATATAGAAGATAGATATTATTTACCAACAGGATTATATCATCCTTCATATATTTTTGAAAGAAAATAA
- the hdcA gene encoding histidine decarboxylase, pyruvoyl type, with amino-acid sequence MEKETNVRAPRIDKTAISPYENYCDGYGAPGAQGNGYVSVLKVSVGTVEKTDDFLLDGIVSYDRAEINDAYVGQINMLTASSFCGIAGQVWGHDLAAHDDVAAKKIQPVLEATQFDGSKLPVYDAKPLLEAGIELFGIEKERRFTLVPGAHTICANKGITAYRPKEDRPLKDGEAYGVWCFIALSLSADRDNCADLFIEDAGLWTKNDSAEELKKFLEEHRKSVVWSVVSCGQDSDVLFERTYVGFAYTIMKPGEIGTSLTCAPYVTLARNAVPTNGFNSLNKITLTDWLKDMKFDSLVEKRKKSCCDK; translated from the coding sequence ATGGAAAAAGAAACTAATGTACGTGCACCAAGAATTGATAAGACTGCAATAAGTCCTTATGAAAATTATTGTGATGGATATGGAGCTCCAGGGGCTCAAGGAAATGGATATGTTTCTGTATTAAAAGTATCTGTAGGAACTGTAGAAAAGACTGATGATTTTTTATTAGATGGTATAGTATCTTATGACAGAGCTGAAATAAATGATGCTTATGTAGGACAAATAAATATGCTTACTGCCTCATCTTTTTGTGGAATAGCAGGACAAGTATGGGGGCATGATTTAGCAGCTCATGATGATGTTGCAGCTAAAAAAATTCAACCAGTTTTAGAAGCCACACAATTTGATGGTTCTAAATTACCAGTTTATGATGCAAAACCATTATTAGAAGCAGGAATTGAACTTTTTGGAATTGAAAAAGAAAGAAGATTTACACTTGTACCAGGAGCACATACTATTTGTGCTAATAAAGGAATTACTGCGTATAGACCAAAAGAAGATAGACCATTAAAAGATGGAGAAGCTTATGGAGTATGGTGTTTTATAGCTTTATCACTTTCTGCTGATAGAGATAACTGTGCAGATTTGTTTATAGAAGATGCTGGATTATGGACTAAAAATGATAGTGCAGAAGAATTAAAAAAATTCTTAGAAGAACATAGAAAATCTGTTGTGTGGTCAGTAGTAAGTTGTGGACAAGACTCAGATGTATTATTTGAAAGAACATATGTAGGATTTGCTTATACTATAATGAAACCAGGAGAAATTGGAACATCTTTGACTTGCGCTCCATATGTAACTCTTGCAAGAAATGCTGTACCAACAAATGGATTTAATTCCTTGAATAAAATTACATTAACAGATTGGTTGAAAGATATGAAATTTGATTCACTTGTAGAAAAAAGAAAAAAATCTTGTTGTGATAAATAG
- a CDS encoding amino acid permease, with translation MSTENNSTSNTNDTKKLGVIALAGLVISAMIGGGVYNLPQNMAQSASAGAVGIAWIITGIGMYFLTNTFRVLSTVVPDAKSGIYSYARLGFGKFVGFLMAWGYWLSAIFANVGYAILLMDSLNYFFPPHFKGGNNLPSIIGGSILIWLMYFMIMAGVRQATSINTIGTIAKLVPIAVFILVCLFVFKISMFHTNFWGYETIKSLNDVDLGNLGGQIKSTMLVTLWAFIGIEGAVVISDRAENQAAVSKATLIGFLLCWLSYVAISMLPFGTLSQGELSVLAPPSSASILANIVGKWGSWFMNAGVIIALLSSWLVWTMLLAELPYACAKDGTFPKIFAKVNKNGTPSFSLLISSIGMQITMIFVYFASNAWNVMLSITGVMILPAYIASTLYLWKMCAKGQFPKNTTIKEKTALITGILGSIYGAWLIYAAGLKYLIMASILFAVGILVFDIARKENKASNENVFTNIEKILAIGLTVIAIIALLLLITKKVSL, from the coding sequence ATGAGTACTGAAAATAATAGTACATCAAATACTAATGACACTAAAAAGCTGGGTGTTATTGCACTTGCAGGTCTTGTTATTAGTGCTATGATTGGAGGAGGTGTTTATAATCTTCCACAAAATATGGCACAGTCTGCATCAGCAGGAGCTGTTGGAATTGCTTGGATAATAACAGGTATAGGAATGTATTTTTTAACTAATACTTTTAGAGTACTATCAACAGTTGTTCCAGATGCTAAATCTGGAATATATAGTTATGCAAGATTAGGATTTGGTAAATTTGTGGGATTTTTGATGGCATGGGGATATTGGCTTTCAGCTATATTTGCCAATGTAGGTTATGCTATTTTACTTATGGATTCTTTAAATTATTTCTTTCCACCACATTTTAAAGGAGGGAATAATCTTCCATCAATAATTGGAGGTTCTATCTTAATATGGTTAATGTATTTTATGATAATGGCTGGTGTTCGTCAGGCAACTAGTATTAATACAATAGGAACAATAGCGAAATTAGTGCCTATTGCTGTATTTATTTTAGTGTGTTTATTTGTATTTAAAATTTCTATGTTTCATACTAATTTTTGGGGATATGAAACAATAAAATCTCTTAATGATGTAGATTTAGGAAATTTAGGAGGACAGATAAAGAGTACAATGCTTGTAACATTATGGGCTTTTATTGGAATAGAGGGAGCAGTTGTTATTTCAGATAGAGCTGAAAATCAAGCAGCAGTAAGTAAAGCTACCTTGATAGGATTTTTATTATGTTGGTTGTCATATGTAGCCATTTCAATGCTTCCATTTGGGACTTTATCTCAAGGAGAACTATCAGTACTAGCACCACCTTCTTCTGCGTCTATACTTGCAAATATAGTTGGAAAATGGGGAAGCTGGTTCATGAATGCTGGAGTGATAATTGCACTACTAAGTTCATGGCTTGTTTGGACAATGCTTTTAGCAGAACTTCCATATGCTTGTGCTAAAGATGGAACTTTTCCTAAAATTTTTGCTAAAGTAAATAAAAATGGAACTCCATCTTTCTCTCTTTTAATATCAAGTATAGGTATGCAGATAACAATGATATTTGTATATTTTGCTAGCAATGCATGGAATGTAATGTTGAGTATTACAGGAGTTATGATACTTCCTGCTTATATAGCTTCAACTCTTTATTTATGGAAAATGTGTGCAAAAGGGCAATTTCCTAAAAATACTACTATAAAAGAAAAAACTGCTCTTATTACAGGAATTTTAGGAAGTATTTATGGAGCTTGGCTTATATATGCAGCTGGTTTAAAATATTTAATAATGGCTAGTATTCTATTTGCTGTTGGAATATTAGTTTTTGATATAGCTCGTAAAGAAAATAAAGCATCAAATGAAAATGTTTTTACTAATATAGAAAAAATATTGGCAATAGGATTGACAGTAATAGCAATAATAGCTTTGTTACTATTAATTACTAAAAAAGTTAGTCTTTAA
- the adiA gene encoding arginine decarboxylase, with translation MKSLEGQKYNIVIIQNSFLNEDSPVTKRISLLKNDLKERGIEVIEVKNFKEATEEIAINKSIDCMLVDWDINKKSIEKEKEFVNLITVLHERQEGVPVFLLAEKADTASSLDESTLNSIDEYIWILENDINFIGERISEEIKQYRDALLPPLAKAVFNYNKVAEYSWAAPGHQGGVGFLKTAIGKKFFDYYGENLFRTDTGIERTSLGSLLDHTGAFLESEKDIARIFGSDRSYSVLVGTSGSNRTVFQACLTDEDTALVDRNCHKSIEQGLILTGAKPVYMIPTRNRYGIIGPILPEQMKKEIESDSKYVVVTNCTYDGVSYNAAKVEEIFQGKADYIHFDEAWYGYARFNELYKDHFAMRGNPKDYKNESTIFATHSTHKLLNALSQASFIHVRNGKNPIDEDRFNQSYMMHATTSPLYAIAVSNDIGAAMMDGNSGKSLIKEVINEAVEFRQEIGKLYKEFMAKNDWFFKPWNAEKVIDPKTKKEYNFEEAPIELLTTEQDCWVMHPEDKWHGFADLPENWAMLDPIKVSILAPGMGDNGELLEKGVPAALVSAYLAKYGIVPTRTTDFQVMFLFSMGITEGKWSTLVNVLLSFKKHYDNNTLLKDVLPELVAAHPEHYGEMGFHDLGDEMFAYLKANNPGKVLNEAYSTLPKSEMLPREAYNKIVSQEVELVPADKLVGRVTANSVIPYPPGIPMLMSGENFGDENSPQIKYLKALSLWDKAFPGFEHETEGTHVIDGVYHVLCVKEK, from the coding sequence ATGAAAAGTTTAGAAGGTCAAAAATATAATATTGTTATTATTCAAAACAGCTTTTTAAATGAAGATTCACCTGTAACTAAAAGAATTTCTCTTTTAAAAAATGATTTAAAAGAAAGAGGAATTGAAGTAATAGAAGTGAAAAATTTCAAGGAAGCAACTGAAGAGATAGCTATTAATAAATCTATAGACTGTATGCTTGTAGATTGGGATATCAATAAAAAATCTATTGAAAAAGAAAAAGAATTTGTTAATTTAATTACTGTATTACATGAAAGGCAGGAAGGAGTTCCAGTATTTTTATTAGCTGAAAAAGCTGATACTGCATCATCTCTTGATGAAAGTACATTAAATTCAATTGATGAATATATATGGATATTAGAAAACGATATTAATTTCATTGGAGAACGTATTTCAGAAGAAATAAAACAATATAGAGATGCTCTTTTACCTCCATTAGCTAAAGCTGTATTCAATTATAATAAAGTTGCTGAATACTCTTGGGCAGCTCCCGGACATCAAGGAGGGGTAGGATTCTTAAAAACTGCTATTGGTAAAAAATTCTTTGATTATTATGGAGAAAACCTTTTTAGAACAGATACAGGAATTGAAAGAACAAGTTTAGGTTCTCTATTAGATCATACTGGTGCTTTTCTTGAATCAGAAAAAGATATAGCAAGAATATTTGGTTCTGACAGAAGTTATAGTGTATTAGTAGGAACTTCTGGTTCTAACAGAACTGTTTTCCAAGCATGTCTTACAGATGAAGATACTGCTCTTGTTGACAGAAACTGCCATAAATCTATTGAACAAGGTCTTATTCTTACAGGAGCAAAACCAGTATATATGATTCCAACAAGAAATAGATATGGAATAATTGGACCCATTCTTCCTGAACAAATGAAAAAAGAAATTGAATCAGATTCTAAATATGTTGTAGTTACTAATTGTACTTATGATGGAGTTTCATATAATGCTGCAAAAGTTGAAGAAATATTCCAAGGAAAAGCAGATTACATCCATTTTGATGAAGCTTGGTATGGTTATGCAAGATTCAATGAGCTATACAAAGATCATTTTGCTATGAGAGGAAACCCAAAGGATTATAAAAATGAATCTACGATCTTTGCAACTCATTCAACACATAAATTATTAAATGCTTTGTCTCAAGCTTCATTTATTCATGTAAGAAATGGTAAAAATCCTATTGATGAAGATAGGTTTAATCAATCATATATGATGCATGCTACAACTTCTCCTCTATATGCAATTGCTGTATCAAATGATATTGGTGCTGCAATGATGGATGGAAATTCTGGTAAATCATTAATAAAAGAAGTAATAAATGAAGCAGTTGAATTCCGTCAAGAAATTGGAAAATTATATAAAGAATTTATGGCTAAAAATGACTGGTTCTTTAAACCTTGGAATGCTGAAAAAGTAATCGATCCTAAAACTAAAAAAGAATATAATTTTGAAGAAGCTCCTATAGAACTTCTTACTACTGAACAAGATTGCTGGGTAATGCATCCAGAAGATAAATGGCATGGTTTTGCTGATCTTCCTGAAAATTGGGCAATGTTAGATCCTATTAAAGTCAGCATTCTTGCTCCAGGAATGGGGGATAATGGAGAACTTCTTGAAAAAGGTGTTCCTGCTGCATTAGTCTCTGCATATTTGGCAAAATATGGTATAGTTCCTACTAGAACAACAGATTTCCAAGTTATGTTCCTATTTTCTATGGGTATTACAGAAGGAAAATGGAGTACTCTTGTAAATGTACTTCTTTCATTCAAAAAACATTATGATAATAATACTTTATTAAAAGATGTTCTTCCAGAATTAGTTGCTGCTCATCCTGAACATTATGGAGAAATGGGATTCCATGATTTAGGAGATGAGATGTTTGCTTATTTAAAAGCTAATAACCCTGGAAAAGTTTTAAATGAAGCATATTCTACTCTTCCTAAGTCTGAAATGCTACCAAGAGAAGCTTATAATAAAATTGTAAGTCAAGAAGTAGAATTAGTTCCTGCTGATAAATTAGTAGGTAGAGTAACAGCCAACTCTGTTATCCCTTATCCACCTGGTATCCCAATGCTTATGTCTGGTGAAAATTTTGGAGATGAAAACAGTCCTCAAATTAAATACCTAAAAGCATTATCTCTTTGGGATAAAGCATTCCCAGGATTTGAACATGAAACTGAAGGAACTCATGTAATTGATGGAGTTTACCATGTTCTTTGTGTAAAAGAAAAATAA
- a CDS encoding DMT family transporter yields MNIKEVKMMKKENFYLFGATFFWALGLIVGKFCSAEMPPMILTSIRYLLAGLGMGIIHYFKEKEFDIESRDILYFLFLSFLGIVLNGVLFFKGIGMTSPVSTAIISSTTPIIVYLISVLFFKEKINIKNVAAMVLSISGIILLLTNGNIDFLLSIHLNAGDLIILGAVISNSVYIIGSKKVLKKYSPTKILTFLFIFTALILSPALYVERDMYKIGEVSLKAKGSLIYMGIFSSLAAFMLQQQGIKK; encoded by the coding sequence ATGAATATAAAAGAAGTTAAAATGATGAAGAAAGAAAATTTTTATCTATTTGGGGCAACATTTTTTTGGGCTTTAGGTTTAATTGTAGGTAAATTTTGTTCAGCAGAAATGCCGCCTATGATATTGACTTCAATAAGATATTTATTGGCAGGTCTTGGAATGGGAATAATACACTATTTCAAGGAAAAAGAATTTGATATTGAAAGCAGAGATATATTATATTTTTTATTCTTATCATTTTTAGGAATAGTTTTAAACGGAGTATTATTCTTTAAAGGAATAGGAATGACTTCTCCAGTTAGTACTGCAATAATATCCAGTACTACTCCTATAATAGTTTATTTAATAAGTGTATTATTTTTTAAAGAAAAGATAAATATTAAAAATGTTGCAGCAATGGTACTCTCAATTAGTGGCATAATACTTTTGCTAACTAATGGAAATATTGATTTTCTTTTATCTATTCATCTTAATGCAGGAGATTTAATAATACTGGGAGCAGTAATATCAAATAGTGTATATATAATAGGTTCAAAAAAGGTTTTAAAAAAATATTCACCAACTAAAATATTAACATTTTTATTTATTTTTACAGCTTTAATTCTATCACCAGCCTTATATGTAGAAAGGGATATGTATAAAATAGGAGAAGTATCTTTAAAAGCAAAAGGATCACTGATATATATGGGAATATTTTCATCATTAGCTGCTTTTATGCTGCAGCAGCAGGGAATAAAAAAATAG
- a CDS encoding APC family permease produces the protein MSSSKTISSTKDLDRVLGKKDFFAIAVGQIIGAGIFSLLPQAIGLTGRSASFAFAIAAVLTLLKLAPRLFVLGSIRMRGGSYTYIALLSTNVLAGAYLIIHILSNISLSMYALSIGQYFEQAVHGINIQIVAIVVLTIVTGVNLVGVKNAARVQQLLVVCLMLALAIFTAFGIFKVNYVEYMKPEGMFTDGSLGFCSAAAILTFACGGAQNIINFSAEAKDPTKDMPFVIIVSTVVVAVFYAFMAIVATGILPIGDVMGQPLSLVASKILPGPLYVFFLIGGAMFALLTTLNAQMGWCTKPLLQGCIDGWLPKKLGAINSKYKTPHNLILFFYLVGLLPLIFNFNMNTISGTAVFASNVMDVLLAVFVFRLPQVIPNEWSKSRWHTTTGVLWFWTIVGTLASIFGAYMSLRTMTWSKMGLNLLVCVIALLFGYFREKSGKVDMEISYEEQ, from the coding sequence ATGAGTAGTTCAAAAACCATTAGCAGTACAAAAGATCTTGATAGAGTCTTAGGTAAAAAAGATTTTTTTGCAATTGCTGTAGGACAGATTATTGGAGCTGGAATTTTTTCACTTTTACCACAAGCAATAGGATTAACTGGGCGTTCTGCAAGTTTTGCATTTGCAATAGCAGCAGTTCTTACATTATTAAAGTTGGCTCCCAGACTTTTTGTATTAGGTTCTATTCGTATGCGTGGAGGTAGTTATACCTATATTGCATTATTATCTACTAATGTACTTGCTGGAGCTTATTTAATCATTCATATTTTAAGTAATATTTCTTTGTCTATGTATGCTCTATCAATTGGACAGTATTTTGAGCAGGCTGTTCATGGAATAAATATTCAAATTGTTGCAATAGTAGTTTTAACAATAGTAACAGGAGTTAATCTTGTTGGAGTTAAAAATGCAGCTAGAGTACAGCAGTTATTAGTTGTATGTCTGATGCTAGCCTTAGCTATTTTTACAGCATTTGGAATATTTAAAGTTAATTATGTAGAGTATATGAAGCCAGAAGGAATGTTTACAGATGGATCATTGGGATTCTGCAGTGCAGCAGCGATATTAACTTTTGCATGTGGTGGAGCTCAAAATATTATCAATTTTTCTGCTGAAGCAAAAGATCCAACAAAAGATATGCCATTTGTTATAATTGTTTCTACAGTGGTTGTAGCTGTATTCTATGCTTTTATGGCAATAGTTGCAACAGGGATTCTTCCTATAGGAGATGTTATGGGGCAGCCATTATCTCTGGTGGCTTCTAAAATTTTACCAGGTCCATTATATGTATTTTTCTTGATTGGAGGAGCAATGTTTGCCCTTTTAACTACTTTAAATGCTCAAATGGGTTGGTGTACAAAACCATTGCTTCAAGGTTGTATAGATGGATGGCTTCCTAAAAAATTAGGAGCTATAAATTCTAAATATAAAACTCCTCATAATTTAATATTATTTTTCTACTTAGTGGGATTGTTACCTTTAATTTTTAACTTCAATATGAATACTATTTCAGGAACAGCAGTTTTTGCTTCTAATGTGATGGATGTATTACTAGCAGTATTTGTATTTCGTCTGCCACAGGTTATACCTAACGAATGGAGCAAATCACGTTGGCATACAACAACTGGAGTATTATGGTTCTGGACAATTGTTGGAACTTTAGCAAGTATATTTGGTGCTTATATGAGTCTTCGTACTATGACATGGTCAAAAATGGGATTGAATTTGTTAGTATGTGTTATTGCACTTCTTTTCGGATATTTTCGTGAAAAAAGTGGTAAAGTTGACATGGAAATAAGTTATGAAGAACAATAG
- a CDS encoding MalY/PatB family protein — translation MEKEKFLKENCPDRHNTNCSKWDILKDKYGDSDLISMWVADMDFKAPKEVIEALHNKIDFGIFGYSLTRNEYYESFINWEKKYHNWELKKDWIRFTPGVVTGIFWCVNMLTKKDDAIIINMPVYYPFHHAIEDVGRKLIYSELVNTNGVYTIDFDDFERKIVENNVKLYILCSPHNPVGRVWREEELDKLFVICKKHNVKVISDEIHHDLIIGNHPHIPSAIVSKEKYADIMIVLTAASKTFNLAGMKNSFVIIPGEELRKQFDELMVTLHEDTGNMLGYYAIEAAYTHGREWLDTVIEIIRDNYEYIKTRLSKELPEAKLSPLEGTYLAWLDLSAYIGKTNESGMKEFIQTKARLAVDYGDWFGKGGEGFIRLNLATTPEWVEKAVNGLVSALTVK, via the coding sequence ATGGAAAAAGAAAAATTTTTAAAAGAAAATTGTCCAGATCGTCATAATACCAATTGTTCAAAATGGGATATCTTAAAAGACAAATATGGAGATTCTGACTTGATATCTATGTGGGTAGCAGATATGGATTTTAAAGCTCCAAAAGAAGTTATAGAGGCACTTCACAATAAGATTGATTTTGGAATATTTGGTTATTCACTTACTAGAAATGAATATTATGAATCTTTTATAAACTGGGAAAAAAAATATCACAACTGGGAATTAAAAAAAGATTGGATTCGTTTTACTCCTGGAGTTGTAACTGGTATTTTCTGGTGTGTTAATATGCTGACAAAAAAAGATGATGCTATAATTATAAACATGCCAGTATACTATCCATTTCATCATGCAATAGAAGATGTTGGAAGAAAATTGATATATAGCGAATTAGTAAATACTAATGGGGTTTATACAATAGATTTTGATGATTTTGAAAGAAAAATAGTTGAAAACAATGTTAAATTATATATTTTATGCAGTCCACATAATCCAGTTGGACGTGTTTGGAGAGAAGAAGAATTAGATAAACTTTTTGTTATTTGCAAAAAACATAATGTTAAAGTTATAAGTGATGAAATACATCATGATTTAATTATAGGTAATCATCCTCATATTCCTTCAGCTATAGTATCAAAAGAAAAATATGCTGATATTATGATTGTCTTAACAGCTGCTTCAAAAACATTTAATTTAGCTGGAATGAAAAATTCTTTTGTTATTATACCAGGAGAGGAACTTCGTAAACAATTTGATGAATTAATGGTTACTCTTCATGAAGATACAGGAAATATGCTGGGATATTATGCTATAGAAGCTGCTTATACACATGGAAGAGAATGGCTTGATACTGTTATAGAAATTATCAGAGATAATTATGAATATATAAAAACTCGTTTATCTAAAGAATTGCCAGAAGCTAAGTTGAGTCCATTGGAAGGGACTTATTTGGCATGGTTGGATTTAAGTGCTTATATTGGAAAAACTAATGAAAGTGGAATGAAAGAGTTTATACAAACTAAGGCTAGACTAGCAGTAGACTATGGAGATTGGTTTGGAAAAGGTGGAGAAGGATTTATCAGACTCAATTTGGCAACAACTCCAGAATGGGTGGAAAAAGCAGTTAATGGGTTAGTTTCTGCTTTGACTGTTAAATAA
- a CDS encoding MarR family winged helix-turn-helix transcriptional regulator: protein MKYKKEPSAELFQMMKERINHIYNFVKLYNDYTNTPHDYGTGDKINMLGIHILTDIEENPKITVTELASKWYRTKGGISQIIKMLEERGYIFKEKVETNKKIFHLYPTPKGTELSLAHKMYDLKNLNHTLEYLLEHCTEEELYAFHKVIDCYIKILSNNQIQDK, encoded by the coding sequence TTGAAATATAAAAAAGAACCTAGTGCAGAGCTTTTTCAAATGATGAAAGAACGTATTAACCATATTTATAATTTTGTAAAATTATATAATGATTATACGAATACTCCACATGACTATGGAACTGGTGATAAAATAAATATGTTAGGAATACATATTCTTACTGATATCGAAGAAAATCCTAAAATTACAGTTACTGAATTAGCTTCTAAATGGTACAGAACTAAAGGTGGAATTTCTCAAATTATAAAAATGTTGGAAGAAAGGGGATATATTTTTAAAGAAAAAGTAGAAACAAATAAAAAAATTTTTCATTTGTATCCAACTCCAAAAGGAACAGAATTAAGTTTAGCCCATAAAATGTATGATTTAAAAAATCTAAATCATACACTTGAATATCTTCTTGAGCATTGTACAGAAGAGGAATTGTATGCTTTTCACAAAGTTATTGATTGCTATATTAAAATATTAAGCAATAACCAGATTCAAGATAAATAA
- a CDS encoding chloramphenicol acetyltransferase → MFHKINIDTWERKEYYYYYINFIKSKYNLNIDMDITKLLELVKEKNLKLYPVLIYAVMRGINENKEFRMSYDKDGNLGYWDYCNPSYTIFHKDDKTFSDIWSEYSEVFSIFYSNVVKDMEKYKDIKGIKSKPERPGNFSPVSSIPWLSFTGYSNDTYSESNMLFPVTVFGKYYKKDKKTLLPFSVFVAHAVADGYHTCKLINDIQEIVLDIENWLNI, encoded by the coding sequence ATGTTTCATAAAATAAATATTGATACTTGGGAGAGAAAGGAATATTACTATTATTATATAAATTTTATAAAATCTAAGTATAATCTCAATATAGATATGGATATAACAAAACTTTTGGAATTAGTAAAAGAAAAGAACTTAAAACTTTATCCAGTACTTATTTATGCAGTTATGAGAGGAATCAATGAAAATAAAGAATTTAGAATGAGCTATGATAAAGATGGAAATTTAGGTTATTGGGATTACTGTAATCCATCTTATACTATTTTTCATAAAGATGATAAAACTTTTTCAGACATATGGAGTGAATACTCAGAAGTTTTTTCTATTTTTTATTCCAATGTTGTGAAAGATATGGAAAAATATAAAGATATAAAAGGAATAAAAAGTAAACCTGAACGACCTGGTAACTTTTCTCCAGTTTCATCAATTCCATGGTTAAGTTTTACAGGATATAGTAATGATACTTACAGTGAGTCAAATATGCTTTTTCCTGTAACTGTATTTGGTAAATATTACAAAAAAGATAAAAAAACATTGCTTCCATTTTCTGTATTTGTTGCTCATGCAGTAGCTGATGGATACCATACATGTAAGCTAATAAATGATATTCAGGAAATAGTTTTAGATATAGAAAACTGGCTGAATATATAA